One region of Acidobacteriota bacterium genomic DNA includes:
- a CDS encoding acyltransferase, translated as MTTRNQSDPPAGSGGGITDIQEELFEPGRSKAARYAALVVGRPGLWALVKYELIVTAISALPGALGLLLRSKLYPLLLGRVGRNVTFGVNVVLRHPHKIRIGDDVVIDDNCCLDAKGTNNRGIDIGSGVFIGRGTILSCKNGDIVIDDHANIGFNCEIFSGGRVRLGRHALVAAYTYLVGGDHAHDRTDIPVLQQARIAQGIDVDDNVWLGAHVVISDGARVGRDAIIGAGAVVRGTIAPYAIAAGVPARVIRNRREDPAESE; from the coding sequence CAATCCGACCCCCCCGCCGGATCGGGGGGCGGCATCACGGACATTCAGGAGGAGCTGTTCGAGCCCGGGCGATCGAAAGCGGCGCGGTACGCGGCGTTGGTCGTCGGGCGACCCGGGCTCTGGGCGCTGGTGAAGTACGAGCTGATCGTCACTGCGATCAGCGCGCTGCCGGGAGCCCTCGGACTGCTGCTCCGGTCGAAGCTGTATCCGTTGCTGCTCGGGCGCGTGGGGCGCAACGTGACCTTCGGCGTCAACGTGGTCCTGCGGCACCCGCACAAGATCCGGATTGGCGACGACGTCGTGATCGACGACAACTGCTGTCTCGACGCGAAGGGCACGAACAACCGCGGCATCGACATCGGCAGCGGGGTCTTCATCGGCCGCGGCACGATTCTGAGCTGCAAGAACGGTGACATCGTCATCGACGATCACGCCAACATCGGCTTCAACTGCGAGATCTTCTCCGGGGGCCGCGTGCGTCTTGGCCGGCACGCGCTGGTCGCCGCGTATACGTACCTGGTAGGTGGCGACCACGCCCACGATCGGACCGACATTCCGGTGCTGCAGCAAGCCCGGATCGCGCAGGGAATCGATGTGGACGACAACGTCTGGCTAGGCGCGCACGTCGTCATCTCGGACGGCGCGAGGGTTGGGCGTGATGCCATCATCGGCGCTGGCGCGGTGGTGCGCGGGACGATTGCCCCGTACGCAATCGCGGCCGGCGTGCCGGCGCGGGTTATCCGGAATCGCCGGGAGGATCCGGCCGAATCGGAATGA